One genomic region from Mytilus trossulus isolate FHL-02 chromosome 9, PNRI_Mtr1.1.1.hap1, whole genome shotgun sequence encodes:
- the LOC134684616 gene encoding uncharacterized protein LOC134684616 yields the protein MSGPVLEHMNLKADSINRITHIILPLRTYHNQGYKQVTSETNHQDKVYKQVTTETDHQDKVYKQVTIETNHQDKVYKQVTIETDHQDKVYKQVTIETNHQDKIYKQITTETNHQDKVYKQVTIETDHQDQGYKQVTSVADHQDKVYKQVTIETNHQDKIYKQVTTETHHQDKVYKQVTIETDHQDQKYKQVTTETNHQDKVYKQVTIETNHHDKIYKQVTTETNHQDKVYKQVTIETDHQDQGYKQVTSVSDHQDKLYKQITNETDHQDKVYKQVTIETNHQDKVYKQVTIETNHQDKVYKQVTIETDHQDKVYKQVTSETDHQDKVYKQVTFETDHQDKVYKQVTSEADYQDKIYKQVTSETDHQDQGYKQVTSEADQQDKLYKQVTNETDHQDKVYKQVTIETNHQDKLYKQVTIETDHQDKVYKQVTIETDHQDKVYKQVTIETDHKDKVYKQVTNETDHQDKVYKQVTIETDHQDKVYKQVTNKTNHQDKVYKQVTIETDHQDKVYKQVTFETDHQDKVHKQVTIETDHQDKVYKQVTIETDHQDKVYKQVTIETDHQDKVYKQVTIETDQKDKVYKQVTNETDHQDKVYKQVTIETDHQDKVYKQVTNKTNHQDKVYKQVTIETDHQDKVYKQVTFETDHQDKVYKQVTIETNHQDKVYKQVTIETNHQDKVYKQVTTETNHQDKIVEYSLCLYVGVKMHV from the exons ATGTCGGGACCTGTATTAGAGCACATGAATTTAAAAGCAGATTCAATTAATAGAATTACACATATCATCCTACCTCTAAGAACGTACCACA ACCAGGGATACAAACAAGTCACATCCGAAACTAATCACCAAGACAAGGTATACAAACAAGTCACTACCGAAACTGATCACCAAGACAAGGTATACAAACAAGTCACTATCGAAACTAATCACCAAGACAAGGTGTACAAACAAGTCACTATCGAAACTGATCACCAAGACAAGGTATACAAACAAGTCACTATCGAAACTAATCACCAAGACAAGATATACAAACAAATCACTACCGAAACTAATCACCAAGACAAGGTATACAAACAAGTCACTATCGAAACTGATCATCAAGACCAGGGATACAAACAAGTCACTTCCGTAGCTGATCACCAAGACAAGGTATACAAACAAGTCACTATCGAAACTAATCACCAAGACAAGATATACAAACAAGTCACTACCGAAACTCATCACCAAGACAAGGTATACAAACAAGTCACTATCGAAACTGATCATCAAGACCAGAAATACAAACAAGTCACTACCGAAACTAATCACCAAGACAAGGTATACAAACAAGTCACTATCGAAACTAATCACCACGACAAGATATACAAACAAGTCACTACCGAAACTAATCACCAAGACAAGGTATACAAACAAGTCACTATCGAAACTGATCATCAAGACCAGGGATACAAACAAGTCACTTCCGTATCTGATCACCAAGACAAGTTATACAAACAAATCACTAACGAAACTGATCACCAAGACAAGGTATACAAACAAGTCACTATCGAAACTAATCACCAAGACAAGGTATACAAACAAGTCACTATCGAAACTAATCACCAAGACAAGGTATACAAACAAGTCACTATCGAAACTGATCACCAAGACAAGGTATACAAACAAGTCACATCCGAAACTGATCACCAAGACAAGGTATACAAACAAGTCACTTTCGAAACTGATCACCAAGACAAGGTATACAAACAAGTCACATCCGAAGCTGATTATCAAGACAAGATATACAAACAAGTCACTTCCGAAACTGATCATCAAGACCAGGGATACAAACAAGTCACTTCCGAAGCTGATCAACAAGACAAGTTATACAAACAAGTCACTAACGAAACTGATCACCAAGACAAGGTATACAAACAAGTCACTATCGAAACTAATCACCAAGACAAGTTATACAAACAAGTCACTATCGAAACTGATCACCAAGACAAGGTATACAAACAAGTCACTATCGAAACTGATCACCAAGACAAGGTATACAAACAAGTCACTATCGAAACTGATCACAAAGACAAGGTATACAAACAAGTCACTAACGAAACTGATCACCAAGACAAGGTATACAAACAAGTCACTATCGAAACTGATCACCAAGACAAGGTATACAAACAAGTCACTAACAAAACTAATCACCAAGACAAGGTATACAAACAAGTCACTATCGAAACTGATCACCAAGACAAGGTATACAAACAAGTCACATTCGAAACTGATCACCAAGACAAGGTACACAAACAAGTCACTATCGAAACTGATCACCAAGACAAGGTATACAAACAAGTCACTATCGAAACTGATCACCAAGACAAGGTATACAAACAAGTCACTATCGAAACTGATCACCAAGACAAGGTATACAAACAAGTCACTATCGAAACTGATCAGAAAGACAAGGTATACAAACAAGTCACTAACGAAACTGATCACCAAGACAAGGTATACAAACAAGTCACTATCGAAACTGATCACCAAGACAAGGTATACAAACAAGTCACTAACAAAACTAATCACCAAGACAAGGTATACAAACAAGTCACTATCGAAACTGATCACCAAGACAAGGTATACAAACAAGTCACATTCGAAACTGATCACCAAGACAAGGTATACAAACAAGTCACTATCGAGACTAATCACCAAGACAAGGTATACAAACAAGTCACTATCGAAACTAATCACCAAGACAAGGTATACAAACAAGTCACTACCGAAACTAATCACCAAGACAAG ATTGTTGAATACTCACTGTGTTTATATGTTGGAGTAAAAATGCACGTGTAG
- the LOC134683888 gene encoding profilin-like — translation MSAAWDSYIDNLIERSKSNADKACIIGLDGSKWTTDGHKNALKITAKEAVNIGKVLKSGDFSSLSSSGVVVGGVKYQFLREMDKKIVLAKKKDNGGLTLQSSKSGIVIGHTKEGGSQGIVNEAVSKIAEYLESVGR, via the coding sequence ATGTCGGCTGCATGGGATAGTTATATAGATAATTTAATAGAACGCTCTAAATCGAATGCAGACAAGGCTTGTATTATAGGACTCGATGGTTCAAAATGGACAACAGATGGCCATAAGAATGCCCTCAAGATTACTGCAAAGGAAGCTGTTAATATTGGAAAAGTGCTTAAATCTGGCGATTTCTCTTCACTTTCGAGTAGCGGAGTAGTCGTTGGTGGAgtcaaatatcaatttttaagagaaatggataaaaaaattgTCCTTGCTAAAAAGAAAGACAATGGTGGACTTACATTACAAAGTTCTAAATCAGGTATAGTGATTGGCCACACAAAAGAAGGAGGTTCACAAGGCATTGTCAACGAAGCGGTTTCCAAAATAGCAGAATACCTGGAATCTGTAGGCAGATAA
- the LOC134683882 gene encoding uncharacterized protein LOC134683882, whose translation MHFFFSPHVRYVPPPALDSVDTTGHSQEVVTAEVLQQEPDDENSLQHISIYEDIQSIQSQVYRDDTENENERVDTSRSGSDTSSERPYLELEPPNTYEDLEKPDQVEMQTYSQ comes from the exons atgcatttctttttttctccaCATGTTAGGTATGTTCCACCCCCTGCTTTAGACTCGGTAGATACAACTGGACACAg TCAAGAAGTTGTAACAGCTGAAGTATTACAACAAGAACCAGACGATGAAAACAG CTTGCAACACATTTCTATTTATGAAGACATTCAGAGCATACAAAGTCAAGTATACCGTGACGatacagaaaatgaaaatgaacgtGTTGATACATCTAGATCTGGTAGTGACACGTCTTCAGAGAGACCATATCTAGAACTTGAACCTCCCAATACGTATGAGGATCTGGAGAAACCTGACCAAGTTGAAATGCAGACATATAGCCAATAA
- the LOC134684617 gene encoding hemicentin-1-like: MENFTCIADNGFFKLQTTLPLFVKVTPKVYVSAEPSPNVTENSNVTLLCLNDTTTYPTYLVWKFNQQVIVEESHNLLSLLKVQRNQAGLYTCEVTNSAGTGEDSLYVSVKYIPTVADNFTNYKYEAELGQPTKIKLIIDSFQKPDIVWTMSAGGKLGYWTVNAKTDHLYSVSTTVLPEENSHLGEYEMIIRNDVGSVDVVIQLVSGMVTVVPYEAVCNTSESVELTCVNKDKHLQTEWTAKWIHKLNRIFIRSPSSEMNGNISTMTIKFCDYKDTGTYVCEWTSGEKVYKSSAKVTVHGLPVFSFTDIVVLNKTSVNLDVYFYSKPEPIQIKWLLNSKTIRHPGTLPLNRHYVNLTIYNTLVPIEGFKASMLLTTASNSSGFIYTCSVRNHFGIIEANFQEKEVLDAIRIWENKTKAGNNNEVKSRLDYAYGTVGAFLGLTIIVVFIVVVYRAQLTKIVSQDKYKC, from the exons ATGGAAAATTTCACCTGTATAGCAGACAACGGATTCTTCAAACTCCAAACAACATTACCACTCTTTGTAAAAg tAACTCCGAAAGTCTATGTGTCTGCAGAACCGTCACCAAATGTAACAGAAAACAGCAACGTGACTCTCCTCTGTTTAAATGACACAACAACCTATCCTACATATCTGGTTTGGAAATTTAACCAACAAGTAATTGTTGAAGAAAGTCATAACCTTTTATCTTTGTTAAAAGTTCAAAGAAATCAAGCTGGACTTTATACTTGTGAAGTGACAAACAGTGCAGGAACTGGCGAAGATAGCTTATATGTATCTGTCAAAT ATATACCCACTGTAGCTGATAACTTCACAAACTACAAGTATGAAGCAGAGCTCGGACAaccgaccaaaataaaattgatcattgATAGTTTTCAAAAGCCAGACATTGTATGGACAATGTCTGCAGGAGGGAAATTGGGATATTGGACAGTTAATGCTAAAACAGATCATTTATATTCCGTTTCAACTACAGTTCTTCCAGAAGAAAATAGTCACTTAGGAGAATATGAAATGATAATTAGAAATGATGTAGGCAGTGTTGATGTCGTCATTCAACTTGTTT CTGGAATGGTCACTGTAGTACCATATGAAGCAGTTTGCAATACGTCAGAAAGTGTGGAATTGACATGTGTTAACAAGgacaaacatttacaaacagAATGGACTGCTAAATGGATCCATAAGCTAAATAGAATTTTTATTCGATCACCCTCCTCTGAAATGAATGGTAATATTTCCACTATGACAATAAAGTTTTGCGATTACAAAGATACTGGGACGTACGTTTGCGAATGGACCTCGGGCGAGAAAGTGTACAAATCAAGCGCAAAAGTAACCGTTCATG GTCTTCCAGTATTTTCGTTTACTGACATAGTCGTTCTAAACAAAACAAGTGTGAATCTTGATGTTTACTTTTATTCCAAACCTGAAccaattcaaataaagtggtTACTCAACAGTAAAACAATTCGACATCCTGGTACTTTACCACTGAACAGACATTACGTCAATCTAACTATCTACAATACATTGGTCCCTATTGAAGGATTTAAAGCGTCCATGTTGTTAACAACAGCATCAAATTCATCAGGTTTTATATACACTTGTTCAGTAAGAAATCATTTTGGTATAATAGAAGCAAACTTTCAAGAAAAGGAAGTTTTAGATGCTATTCGTATTtgggaaaataaaacaaaagcagGAAATAATAACGAGG TTAAAAGTCGGCTGGATTATGCTTATGGAACGGTTGGTGCTTTTCTTGGTCTTACGATTATTGTTGTATTTATAGTGGTAGTATATCGAGCACAGCTAACGAAGATAGTATCACAAGATAAGTATAAGTGTTAA
- the LOC134683883 gene encoding uncharacterized protein LOC134683883 isoform X2: MNWILTLVLYVVSGTCHDTGRINYTLTIKSFDSDDVNTTYRCYMGFESYLADLKEMNTTFLYPPRSEDISIVYRSEKKEMIQVAIWKAFPKPTCHIFVGNSRIEESYEATYERVSVFYKVTFCFSYEALSKYCDNVLLITCFIGKTAFNYTRGIPIDCKETGKSPHATSEWLFMLLIIPGIIVLLTLVFLFNRRKTGILCWNVDGNSSENVPRLNETLLAKTSLLNNPDLKEAAS; the protein is encoded by the exons GAATAAATTATACATTGACAATCAAATCATTTGACAGCGATGATGTCAATACCACTTATAGATGTTACATGGGTTTTGAGAGTTATTTGGCTGACCTAAAAGAAATGAATACCACATTCTTGT atccACCAAGATCTGAAGATATATCCATTGTTTACAGATCTGAAAAGAAGGAAATGATACAAGTTGCGATATGGAAAGCGTTTCCAAAACCTACATGCCATATTTTTGTTGGA AATTCAAGGATAGAAGAAAGTTATGAAGCCACGTATGAGAGAGTGTCGGTATTCTACAAAGTGACATTTTGTTTCTCCTATGAAGCTCTAAGCAAATACTGTGATAATGTTCTCTTGATCACCTGTTTTATTGgtaaaactgcatttaattATACGCGTGGTATACCCATTGATTGTAAAG aaacaGGAAAATCACCCCATGCAACAAGTGAATGGCTGTTCATGTTACTTATAATACCGGGAATCATCGTTCTGCTGACGTTGGTGTTTCTTTTTAATCGGAGAAAGACGG GTATACTGTGTTGGAATGTAGATGGAAATAGTTCTGAAAACGTGCCACGCTTGAATGAAACTTTGCTGGCAAAAACTAGTCTTTTAAACAATCCTGATTTAAAAGAAGCAGCCTCGTGA
- the LOC134683883 gene encoding uncharacterized protein LOC134683883 isoform X3 has protein sequence MNWILTLVLYVVSGTCHDTGNPPRSEDISIVYRSEKKEMIQVAIWKAFPKPTCHIFVGNSRIEESYEATYERVSVFYKVTFCFSYEALSKYCDNVLLITCFIGKTAFNYTRGIPIDCKETGKSPHATSEWLFMLLIIPGIIVLLTLVFLFNRRKTGILCWNVDGNSSENVPRLNETLLAKTSLLNNPDLKEAAS, from the exons atccACCAAGATCTGAAGATATATCCATTGTTTACAGATCTGAAAAGAAGGAAATGATACAAGTTGCGATATGGAAAGCGTTTCCAAAACCTACATGCCATATTTTTGTTGGA AATTCAAGGATAGAAGAAAGTTATGAAGCCACGTATGAGAGAGTGTCGGTATTCTACAAAGTGACATTTTGTTTCTCCTATGAAGCTCTAAGCAAATACTGTGATAATGTTCTCTTGATCACCTGTTTTATTGgtaaaactgcatttaattATACGCGTGGTATACCCATTGATTGTAAAG aaacaGGAAAATCACCCCATGCAACAAGTGAATGGCTGTTCATGTTACTTATAATACCGGGAATCATCGTTCTGCTGACGTTGGTGTTTCTTTTTAATCGGAGAAAGACGG GTATACTGTGTTGGAATGTAGATGGAAATAGTTCTGAAAACGTGCCACGCTTGAATGAAACTTTGCTGGCAAAAACTAGTCTTTTAAACAATCCTGATTTAAAAGAAGCAGCCTCGTGA
- the LOC134683883 gene encoding uncharacterized protein LOC134683883 isoform X1 — MNWILTLVLYVVSGTCHDTGITWQLLTRPVYFGQDVLMSCYRPYFKGDMYLAWLNKTADYIGRGNISFNETKYGIKLFYTNTGINYTLTIKSFDSDDVNTTYRCYMGFESYLADLKEMNTTFLYPPRSEDISIVYRSEKKEMIQVAIWKAFPKPTCHIFVGNSRIEESYEATYERVSVFYKVTFCFSYEALSKYCDNVLLITCFIGKTAFNYTRGIPIDCKETGKSPHATSEWLFMLLIIPGIIVLLTLVFLFNRRKTGILCWNVDGNSSENVPRLNETLLAKTSLLNNPDLKEAAS, encoded by the exons CTTGGCAGTTATTAACAAGACCAGTGTATTTTGGTCAAGATGTTTTAATGTCATGCTATAGACCATACTTCAAAGGGGACATGTATTTGGCATGGTTAAATAAAACCGCAGACTATATTGGCAGGGGAAACATATCCTTTAACGAGACTAAATATGGAATAAAGCTATTTTATACAAACACAGGAATAAATTATACATTGACAATCAAATCATTTGACAGCGATGATGTCAATACCACTTATAGATGTTACATGGGTTTTGAGAGTTATTTGGCTGACCTAAAAGAAATGAATACCACATTCTTGT atccACCAAGATCTGAAGATATATCCATTGTTTACAGATCTGAAAAGAAGGAAATGATACAAGTTGCGATATGGAAAGCGTTTCCAAAACCTACATGCCATATTTTTGTTGGA AATTCAAGGATAGAAGAAAGTTATGAAGCCACGTATGAGAGAGTGTCGGTATTCTACAAAGTGACATTTTGTTTCTCCTATGAAGCTCTAAGCAAATACTGTGATAATGTTCTCTTGATCACCTGTTTTATTGgtaaaactgcatttaattATACGCGTGGTATACCCATTGATTGTAAAG aaacaGGAAAATCACCCCATGCAACAAGTGAATGGCTGTTCATGTTACTTATAATACCGGGAATCATCGTTCTGCTGACGTTGGTGTTTCTTTTTAATCGGAGAAAGACGG GTATACTGTGTTGGAATGTAGATGGAAATAGTTCTGAAAACGTGCCACGCTTGAATGAAACTTTGCTGGCAAAAACTAGTCTTTTAAACAATCCTGATTTAAAAGAAGCAGCCTCGTGA